Proteins encoded together in one Shewanella oneidensis MR-1 window:
- the apt gene encoding adenine phosphoribosyltransferase: MAMNTETLSLIKQSIKTIPNYPKEGILFRDVTSLLENATAYKATIDLLVEHYRSKGFTKIVGTEARGFLFGAPLALGLGIGFVPVRKPGKLPRATISQSYELEYGHDSLEIHTDAITANDKVLVVDDLLATGGTIEATVKLIRQLGGEVQDAAFVISLPDLGGEARLTALGLELVKLCEFEGE, translated from the coding sequence ATGGCTATGAATACAGAAACCTTATCCTTGATAAAGCAAAGCATTAAAACAATTCCTAATTATCCTAAGGAAGGGATTCTATTTCGCGATGTGACTAGCTTGCTGGAAAACGCTACCGCTTACAAAGCGACTATCGATTTATTGGTTGAGCATTATCGTAGTAAAGGCTTTACCAAAATTGTGGGCACCGAAGCCCGTGGTTTTCTGTTTGGTGCGCCTTTAGCGCTGGGGTTAGGCATTGGTTTTGTGCCTGTACGTAAGCCGGGTAAATTGCCGCGTGCTACTATCAGCCAAAGCTATGAGCTGGAGTATGGTCACGATAGCCTTGAAATCCATACTGATGCGATTACCGCGAACGATAAAGTATTAGTGGTTGATGATTTACTGGCGACTGGTGGTACTATCGAAGCGACGGTTAAACTTATCCGCCAATTGGGTGGTGAAGTGCAAGATGCCGCTTTTGTGATTTCGTTACCTGATTTAGGCGGCGAGGCGCGTTTAACCGCCTTAGGTCTTGAGTTGGTTAAACTTTGTGAGTTTGAAGGCGAATAA
- a CDS encoding YbaN family protein encodes MILKRGLFLFIGCLALGLGLIGIVVPLLPTVPFILLAAYCFARSSERLHQWLMTHPWFADALTQWQTHRAMRPGLKRRAMLLSGLSFSVSILVVPIVWVKLLLLTMAIGLLWYLKTIPEIES; translated from the coding sequence ATGATATTGAAACGCGGATTGTTTTTATTTATAGGCTGTCTTGCGTTGGGCCTTGGACTGATAGGTATTGTCGTGCCGCTGTTGCCGACTGTGCCGTTTATTTTACTCGCGGCTTATTGCTTTGCCCGTTCGAGCGAGCGTTTACATCAGTGGTTAATGACCCATCCTTGGTTTGCTGATGCGCTTACCCAATGGCAAACCCATCGAGCTATGCGCCCAGGCCTTAAACGCAGGGCGATGTTACTCTCGGGACTCAGTTTTAGTGTCAGTATCCTCGTGGTGCCTATTGTATGGGTAAAGCTGTTGCTATTAACCATGGCAATCGGACTTCTCTGGTATCTTAAAACGATTCCTGAAATCGAATCCTAG